From Streptomyces sp. NBC_00370, a single genomic window includes:
- a CDS encoding RNA-binding S4 domain-containing protein, protein MASEGTSEGTARVDTWIWSVRLTKTRSQAAAACRAGHVRVNGERVKPAYTVKAGDEVRVRHAGRERVVVVSLIVRKRVGPPVAVTCYVDNSPPPPPREFVLPIAIRDRGAGRPTKRDRRELDRLQDPGSNRT, encoded by the coding sequence ATGGCTTCTGAGGGAACGAGCGAGGGCACGGCGCGGGTCGACACCTGGATCTGGTCCGTACGCCTGACCAAGACGCGCTCCCAGGCGGCGGCGGCCTGCCGCGCGGGCCACGTCCGCGTCAACGGGGAGCGGGTGAAGCCCGCGTACACGGTCAAGGCGGGCGACGAGGTCCGGGTCCGGCACGCGGGCCGTGAGCGGGTCGTGGTCGTCTCCCTGATCGTCCGCAAGCGGGTCGGCCCGCCGGTCGCCGTGACCTGCTACGTCGACAACAGCCCCCCGCCGCCGCCCCGCGAGTTCGTCCTCCCGATCGCGATCCGTGACCGGGGCGCGGGCCGGCCCACCAAGCGGGACCGCAGGGAGCTGGACCGGCTCCAGGACCCGGGCTCTAACCGAACGTGA